A stretch of DNA from Erwinia aphidicola:
GGGCTTGCTTTTATCTGAGTAAAACGTCCTGGCGCAATAGGGCTTCACTCTCATTTGCATGTACAGCGTACGCAGGATGTTAATTAGCAATAATAGGCAAGAAATATATTATTTATTCATTATTCCGTCCATTGATTTTAAACCCTGCCTGCCCTTTTCAGTACAGGGATTTTAGAGAGTGCTGCACCTAACCCATTTCACTTTATAAAATAATGCCGCTATTAAATTTCCTGAATTTTCTATTATGTTCTAAATAAATTTTATGTCACTTTCTTACAAGCTCTAACTTTAAGGAGAAAAAAGAATATTTTGTTTTCTTAGTCTGTTAATCGATCGTATATTAGCCCTGTTTGTATTTGTGAAAATCAAGGAGGGCACATGCATCACAGGCACACGGTATCCATATCTGACGATCATCCGCATATATTGCATTCGTTAAAGATGTTGTTTGCTAACGACTCTCGCTATCAGGTTACCAATGAGTCTCTGTGTGGCAAAGAGCTATTAGCTTCGCTGGCCAACAATCGAACGGATATCGTCATTACTGATTTTTCTCTGGGAAACGAAAACTCGACGCTGGATGGATTTTCCAAACTGCGTGCTCTGAGTGGCCGCTTTCCTGATGTGAAGGTGGTTTTGCTGACCTCTCTGGGAAATACTGCGATTCTGAGGAAGGCATGTGATTATGGTGTAAGATCAATAGTCAGTAAGTCAGATGATATCGAAGAGACGCTCACTGCCTGCCACCATGTGATGATGCAGAGTGGGCTCTACTTTTCATCTTCGCTGGATTATCTCAAAGCTGAACCGGGTAAAAATCACGATCGGGGTACTACCCTCACGCCTAAGGAGTTAGAAGTCGTGCGGTTATTCTCTTCAGGCTATTCGCTGGCAGAAATTGCCCGGCGGCAGAACAGAACAATCAGCACTATATCTACGCAGAAGTATAATGCTATGCGGCGGCTTGGTATTTCTTCAAATATTGAACTGATACGCTTTGCCTATGCGCAAGGTTTAATCTGAGGCCGTTTTTTTAATCGCGCTAAAATTTACTGGAAAATAACGTTAGTAAGTTGCCATTTGATACAGAATAAAATTAAAGGTTTATCAGTTTTTTCCGACATTATTCGTTGTTGGATATCGGTTATCCGCAGCGGTAAAAGAGTGCAAAACGCAGGAGATGAAATGGTTGATGAGGGGTAGCAGGTCTGCACCCCCCATCACTCTGCCTGAAAAAACCAAAATTGGCTGACTCAAAGCTTCTCAAAGGCTTTCTTCAGCCCGGTTTCTTCATCGGGATCGGCCCCCTGCTGGGTTTCGCTCTCCGTTGCTACCTCTTCAACCGGTTCGCTGTCGATCGCGGGCATAGTTTCTTCAATCATCTGTTCGTCAAAGGCCGGATTAAGAGCCGGTGACAGTGGAGAACTTACCAGGCTATCCGCCATCACGATATGCGGCACCGGTGCATCCTCGACAAACTGGGCTTCATCCTGTTTCACCGTCCTGCTCAGAGCAACAATCAACAGGCCGCACAGGGCGAAGAAGGCATACAGCGTATTGGCCCCCAGCGGCTCAATCAGTAAGCCCACCACCAGCGGACCAATGCTGGCACCCACGCCAAAGGCCATCAGCAAACAGGCGGCCAGCGACACGCGGCGCTCTGGTTCAATCAGGTCATTGGCCAGCGCGACCGCCAGCGGATAAAGGGAAAACTGCAGCATGCTGACCACAAACCCCAGCACCAGCAGCAGCGGGAAGGTGATATGTGGCAGTACTGCCAGCGGCAGCGCGGCGATGATCAGCACAACGGCATTGAGGCGCATCAGGCGGGTGCGGTTATAGCGGT
This window harbors:
- a CDS encoding response regulator transcription factor; the protein is MHHRHTVSISDDHPHILHSLKMLFANDSRYQVTNESLCGKELLASLANNRTDIVITDFSLGNENSTLDGFSKLRALSGRFPDVKVVLLTSLGNTAILRKACDYGVRSIVSKSDDIEETLTACHHVMMQSGLYFSSSLDYLKAEPGKNHDRGTTLTPKELEVVRLFSSGYSLAEIARRQNRTISTISTQKYNAMRRLGISSNIELIRFAYAQGLI